The following coding sequences are from one Electrophorus electricus isolate fEleEle1 chromosome 22, fEleEle1.pri, whole genome shotgun sequence window:
- the cbln4 gene encoding cerebellin-4: MPSNKATPDYVALLIGFVVITKHVVAQNDTEPIVLEGKCLVVCDSNPATDWKGSSSPLGISVRAANSKVAFSAVRSNNHEPSEMSNKTRIIYFDQVLVNIGNYFTLESVFLSPRKGIYSFNFHVIKVYQSQTIQVNLMLNGKPVISAFAGDKDVTREAATNSVLLYLDKEDKIYLKLEKGNLVGGWQYSTFSGFLVFPL, from the exons ATGCCGTCTAATAAGGCGACACCCGACTATGTGGCTCTTTTAATCGGCTTCGTCGTAATCACTAAACATGTCGTCGCTCAGAATGACACTGAGCCCATTGTCCTGGAGGGCAAATGTCTCGTGGTTTGTGACTCTAATCCGGCTACGGATTGGAAAGGCTCCTCTTCACCGCTCGGCATCTCGGTGCGCGCAGCGAACTCCAAGGTGGCTTTCTCCGCCGTCAGGAGCAACAACCACGAGCCGTCGGAAATGAGTAATAAAACCCGAATCATATACTTCGACCAA GTTCTTGTCAACATAGGAAACTATTTCACATTGGAATCTGTATTTCTGTCACCTCGGAAAGGCATCTACAGTTTTAACTTTCACGTTATTAAAGTGTATCAGAGCCAAACCATACAG gtGAACCTGATGCTGAATGGGAAGCCTGTTATCTCGGCCTTCGCAGGCGACAAGGACGTGACCCGCGAGGCTGCCACCAACAGCGTCCTCCTCTACCTAGACAAAGAGGACAAGATCTACCTGAAGCTGGAAAAGGGGAACCTGGTGGGTGGGTGGCAGTACTCCACCTTCTCTGGCTTCCTCGTGTTCCCTCTCTGA